The following are encoded in a window of Cryptococcus neoformans var. neoformans B-3501A chromosome 13, whole genome shotgun sequence genomic DNA:
- a CDS encoding hypothetical protein (Similar to gi|40741348|gb|EAA60538.1| hypothetical protein AN8745.2 [Aspergillus nidulans FGSC A4], FASTA scores: opt: 969, E(): 1.8e-57, (35.054% identity (69.032% similar) in 465 aa overlap (67-524:29-486))), with amino-acid sequence MVRHATFDTEPVEIEKPAEVQTEDVNVEKQSSLHPIGTRTTEGGDTEKGSTRYAESESGLLYKKEQKKAERKLLMKLDVAILPFAVLLYLSAYLDRGNLANARLQGLQDEVLDGKDKNYSIALCCFFVTYIVFSVPGTLMAKQFLPSRSIACGAMIWSIAATCQAAAFNKAGLYVCRLFVGIGESMFGQAMALHFSYWYTKTDLAKRVGLFISAGAVSGAFGGLISFGVSNIKNSPIEQWRILFLIEGCPSILLAICVFFFMPSKPEKSKYLNEEERTLCLTRLNQENNVEKDLGIDWGGVKRCLTDWKTYVISIAYSCMNLTLGSVSGFLPTIIKGFGYSNARAQLFTVPPYAVALVFMLILTSFSDYRQTRGLPAASVFCLGIIGWAILLAVPADEHYSARYFGCICVVTAGYTNIPLIMSWQSGCTANQSQRATSLGMLNTLGQCLSLAAAFLFPSAEGPQYTKGASINLAFQGLGLILTLFMTSYYRWENRRRDMKEGGQPAVGVPIDVKEGYDRAVGFRYVP; translated from the exons ATGGTTCGACACGCAACTTTTGACACAGAACCGGTGGAGATTGAAAAACCGGCCGAGGTGCAGACCGAGGATGTTAATGTTGAGAAGCAGTCTTCCTTGCATCCCATCGGCACGCGTACGACTGAAGGCGGTGACACCGAGAAGGGAAGTACAAGATATGCCGAAAGCGAATCTGGTTTGCTCTACAAGAAGGAGCAAAAGAAGGCCGAAAGGAAGTTATTGATGAAGTTGG ATGTTGCCATTTTGCCTTTTGCGGTTTTGTTGTACCTGAGTGCCTACCTTGATCGAGGGAACTT AGCAAACGCGAGACTGCAAGGTCTGCAGGACGAAGTCCTggatggaaaagacaaGAACTACTCGATTGCACTCTGCTGTTTCTTCGTGACT TACATTGTGTTCTCA GTCCCCGGTACTCTCATGGCCAAGCAATTCCTTCCTTCTAGATCTATCGCCTGCGGTGCCATGATCTGGTCCATCGCCGCAACCTGCCAAGCAGCCGCTTTCAACAAGGCCGGACTTTACGTTTGTCGCCTTTTTGTTGGTATCGGTGAATCCATGTTCGGTCAAGCGATGGCTCTTCACTTCTCCTACTGGTACACCAAGACCGACCTCGCCAAGCGCGTCggtctcttcatctcgGCTGGTGCAGTCTCTGGTGCTTTCGGTGGTTTGATCTCGTTTGGGGTGTCTAACATCAAGAACAGTCCTATCGAGCAATGGAGGATCTTGTTCTTGATTGAGGGTTGCccctccattcttcttgccatttGTGTATTTTTCTTCATGCCCAGTAAGCCCGAGAAGAGCAAATATCTtaatgaagaagagagaacTCTTTGCTTGACTAGGTTGAATCAGGAGAACAACGTTGAGAAGGATTTGGGTATCGATTGGGGGGGTGTCAAGAGGTGTCTCACCGACTGGAAGACCTATGTCATTAGCATTGC TTATTCTTGTATGAACCTCACCCTCGGATCTGTCAGCGGTTTCTTGCCTACTATCATCAAGGGCTTTG GCTACTCCAACGCTCGTGCCCAATTATTTACCGTTCCTCCCTATGCCGTTgctctcgtcttcatgctcatcctcactTCCTTTTCCGATTACCGTCAAACCCGTGGTCTCCCCGCCGCTTCCGTTTTCTGCCTCGGTATCATCGGCTGGGCCATCCTTCTCGCTGTCCCTGCTGACGAACACTACTCTGCTCGATATTTTGGGTGTATCTGTGTTGTCACAGCGGGTTACACCAATATCCCGTTGATAATGAGTTGGCAGAGTGGTTGTACTGCGAATCAGAGTCAAAGGGCGACAAGTTTGGGTATGCTTAACACTTTGGGACAGTGCTTGTCTTTGGCTGCTGCGTTTTT GTTCCCTTCTGCGGAAGGTCCTCAGTATACCAAAGGTGCCTCTATTAACTTGGCCTTCCAAGGTCTCGGACTTATCCTTACATTGTTCATGACCTCGTACTACCGATGGGAGAACCGACGACGAGACATGAAGGAAGGTGGACAACCTGCCGTAGGTGTTCCTATCGACGTCAAGGAAGGTTACGATAGGGCTGTCG GGTTCCGATACGTCCCATGA
- a CDS encoding hypothetical protein (Match to EST gb|CF190825.1|CF190825; Similar to gi|42734036|gb|AAS38911.1| similar to Leishmania major. Ppg3 [Dictyostelium discoideum], FASTA scores: opt: 507, E(): 1e-17, (31.250% identity (72.024% similar) in 336 aa overlap (38-372:21-356))): MKLLSLLLLLLPVLLAAPAPGPHAYNPFFPTSKHSGFILPAKRGLSSRTEAQRINPEFFKKQGRSKVDSVKRDVVTKVVKRATGTCIASTTTAFVTSVVTVIPDSLPTSASGSDSTVSISATESLSTAQSSDLSYVAVSATASATDSSSQIASTSVSSSFTSPSSSPWSSSAANSASDSLVSSVYALPSTSVTSESASVTQSHPADASSAGSRAEMSMSASASATLTSSFAASSFSSSADKGKQTKTKTLGATSTAAVNTRQASQSTASSSTTALSAEVTPMSSVRSSSRATSSSTSTAIHSTVHSSTVSSTSSHSSTATLVSSSSFTRATASSTSTSTSFTPTFTSLSTFSAPSSTTATSAAAATSSAVSADPDGDGPFYGQGTWYYQYNTAGACGTVNPDSAFIVAVSAELFDNWPGYNGLNPNNNPICGHQVNLTWQGTSITATVADRCPGCELRHLDLSRGAFGALSNDDYDIGVFSTTIDGQSYNQDLEWSWLN, from the exons ATGAAACTTCTCTcactcctcctcctcctccttcctgtTCTACTTGCTGCCCCTGCTCCTGGGCCCCATGCGTACAACCCATTCTTCCCTACCAGCAAACACAGTGGCTTCATCTTGCCTGCCAAGCGTGGCCTCAGCTCTAGAACGGAAGCTCAACGGATCAACCCAGAATTCTTCAAGAAACAAGGTCGGTCCAAGGTGGATTCTGTGAAGAGAGACGTGGTGACCAAGGTGGTTAAGAGGGCGACTGGTACTTGCATTGCGTCGACCACAACTGCCTTTGTGACCTCAGTCGTCACTGTCATTCCTGACTCGTTGCCAACTAGTGCTTCGGGTTCCGACTCTACGGTCAGTATCAGTGCCACCGAGTCTCTCAGTACTGCCCAGTCCTCCGACTTGTCGTATGTGGCTGTTTCGGCTACAGCGTCAGCTAccgactcttcttcccaaatTGCTAGCACTAGCgtttcatcctctttcaccagCCCTTCAAGCAGTCCATGGTCTAGTTCTGCTGCGAATTCTGCCTCGGATTCTCTTGTATCGTCGGTCTACGCCCTTCCAAGTACATCTGTAACATCCGAAAGTGCTTCGGTCACTCAATCCCATCCAGCCGACGCTTCTTCTGCCGGTTCTAGGGCAGAGATGTCAATGTCTGCCAGTGCCTCCGCCACCTTAacttcctccttcgccgcatcctctttctcatccAGTGCCGATAAAGGCAAGCAAACCAAGACGAAGACTTTGGGCGCTACATCGACCGCCGCCGTAAACACCAGACAAGCTTCCCAGTCGACCGCGAGCTCCAGCACCACCGCTTTATCTGCCGAGGTCACTCCTATGTCAAGCGTAAGGTCGTCTTCTCGAGCTACCTCCAGCTCGACCTCGACTGCTATCCACAGCACTGTTCACTCCTCCACAGTTTCATCTACCAGCTCTCATTCTTCCACCGCTACGTtggtctcttcttcgtccttcACCCGCGCAACTGCCTCATCCACTTCTacatccacctccttcaCTCCCACATTTACTTCCCTCTCGACGTTTTCCGCACCTTCCTCTACCACCGCCACATCCGCTGCTGCAGCCACCTCTTCTGCTGTCTCCGCCGACCCTGACGGAGATGGTCCTTTCTACGGCCAAGGTACCTGGTACTATCAGTATAACACTGCAGGAGCTTGCGGTACCGTCAACCCTGATTCGGCTTTCATTGTCGCTGTCTCTGCTGAACTGTTTGATAACTGGCCTGGGTACAACGGTCTGAACCCCAATAACAACCCTATCTGTGGTCATCAAGTGAACTTAACAT GGCAGGGAACTTCAATCACTGCTACTGTTGCAGACCGCTGCCCTGGCTGTGAACTCCGACACCTCGACCTCTCTCGTGGCGCCTTTGGTGCTCTCTCAAACGACGACTACGATATCGGTGTCTTTTCCACTACTATCGATGGTCAGAGTTATAATCAAGATCTTGAGTGGTCTTGGCTCAATTAG
- a CDS encoding hypothetical protein (Similar to gi|46099832|gb|EAK85065.1| hypothetical protein UM03892.1 [Ustilago maydis 521], FASTA scores: opt: 1655, E(): 2e-80, (45.382% identity (73.408% similar) in 628 aa overlap (24-625:62-681)); HMMPfam hit to DEAD, DEAD/DEAH box helicase, score: 205.3, E(): 1.1e-58) codes for MLSKSNQPSDALLDADFSFSQPPFSTLIDSRVLVALADQKFAHPTLVQAKAIPLLLEGKDVLARARTGSGKTAAYIVPAVQKILEAKADLSPASAEYQATRAIILVPTKELALQVSSFTKNVTKYCDGLVQCVDVAAGGASIQRVLLNDKPDIVISTPTKLLSLLQSKSLSLSQLSFLAIDEADLLLSYGFKDDLTRIMDPTSGWIPKLGVQGCLMSATLSDDVEGIKGLVLRNPAILTLSEPASASSLLSQHYTHTSERDKFLLIYVLLKLKLIRGKSIIFVNDVERGYRVKLFLEQFGVKCCVVNSELPLASRYHVVEEFNRGVYDVVVATDEGAGADAEEEEDVKQEESESEGEEDEDDDKEAEDKEKEAKEEAKPAPGPSKRRATSPPSKPNKRARRADPTSSLARGIDFTSASSVINFDLPLTSTSYMHRVGRTARAGQSGLALSFVVPRENWGKDKAVSIKSAEKDEKVFERIKERVKKESDSEIKEWDWKGRKGEIEGFRYRMEDALKAVTGKRVAEARREEVRRELLNSEKLKSHFAANPLDLSYLRHDAPLHPARQQTHLKHVPNYLMPKIAALPTGGDVTDHAGVGFSRRGRGGHRGRGGRGSKSGRGKKVDPLKFK; via the exons ATGCTTTCCAAGAGCAACCAGCCTTCCGACGCGCTCCTTGA CGCCgacttctccttttcccaacCCCCTTTTTCGACACTCATTGACTCTCGAGTCCTCGTGGCCCTTGCCGACCAAAAATTTGCGCATCCGACTTTAGTACAGGCTAAGGCCATCCCTCTTTTGCtcgaaggaaaagatgttCTTGCCCGAGCTAGGACAGGAAGCGGTAAGACTGCTGCTTATATAGTCCCAGCAGTACAGAAAATCTTGGAGGCCAAGGCT GATCTTTCCCCTGCCTCTGCGGAGTATCAAGCTACTCGAGCGATCATTCTTGTGCCCACCAAGGAATTGGCCTTGCaagtctcttctttcaccaAGAACGTTACTAAGTACTGCGATGGTCTTGTGCAATGCGTAGATGTTGCTGCAGGTGGGGCTAGTATCCAACG AGTGCTTCTCAATGACAAGCCCGACATCGTCATCTCCACTCCTACCAAACTTCTGTCCCTTTTGCAGTCTAaatccctttctctctcgcAACTTTCGTTCCTTGCTATCGATGAGGCGGATCTTTTGCTTTCGTACGGTTTCAAAGACGATCTTACTAGGATTATGGACCCTACCTCTGGATGGATCCCTAAGCTTGGTGTGCAAGGCTGCCTCATGAGTGCTACTTTGAGTGACGACGTCGAAGGCATCAAGGGTCTTGTCCTTCGTAACCCC GCCATTCTCACCCTTTCTGAACCCGCCTCCGCCTCGTCTCTCCTCAGTCAACACTACACCCACACCTCCGAACGAGACAAGTTTCTCCTTATTTACGTCCTTCTTAAGCTCAAACTTATTCGCGGTAAATCAATTATCTTCGTCAACGACGTCGAACGTGGTTATCGTGTCAAACTCTTCCTCGAACAATTCGGTGTCAAGTGTTGTGTTGTCAACAGTGAATTGCCCTTGGCGAGTAGATATCACGTGGTCGAGGAGTTCAACAGGGGTGTGTATGATGTCGTTGTGGCAACTGATGAGGGTGCTGGAGCCGAcgctgaggaagaggaagatgtcaAGCAGGAAGAAAGCGAATCagagggggaggaagatgaagatgacgacaaGGAAGCGGAGGataaagagaaggaggccaaggaagaagcaaaaCCCGCCCCTGGTCCTTCCAAACGCCGGGCaacctctcctccttccaagCCCAACAAACGAGCCCGGCGCGCAGACCCTACCTCTTCGCTCGCTCGTGGCATCGACTTTACCTCCGCATCTTCCGTCATCAACTTTGACCTTCCCCTCACCTCTACCTCCTACATGCACCGAGTCGGTCGTACTGCACGAGCTGGTCAATCAGGCCTCGCCCTTTCGTTCGTCGTCCCTAGAGAAAATTGGGGTAAAGACAAGGCTGTATCAATCAAGTCagcagagaaggatgagaaggtGTTTGAGAGGATCAAGGAGAGggtgaaaaaggaaagcgaCAGTGAGATCAAGGAATGGGATTGGAAAGGCAGGAAGGGCGAGATTGAAGGATTCAGATATCGAATGGAGGATGCGTTGAAAGCTGTCACTGGCAAGAGGGTCGCCgaagcgagaagagaagaagtcagGCGAGAGTTGTTGAACAGCGAAAAACTCAAATCTCACTTTGCTGCCAATCCTCTCGATTTGTCTTACCTCCGACATGatgctcctcttcatcccgCCCGACAACAAACCCATCTCAAACATGTCCCCAACTATCTTATGCCGAAGATTGCGGCCCTCCCAACAGGTGGGGATGTAACTGATCATGCAGGCGTTGGATTCTCTagacgaggaaggggaggtcatagagggcgaggaggcaGGGGATCAAAGAGTGGTAGGGGCAAGAAGGTTGATCCCTTGAAATTCAAGTAG
- a CDS encoding hypothetical protein (Match to ESTs gb|CF194162.1|CF194162, gb|CF193020.1|CF193020): MFVRSLLRTTTTTMPSARSMVTRNASTYVPRPEPMGPFRQFFHDKPVPVDAYPLIAIVVVMCSGATYMLTKHIKEDRDHLRWLPKHGGVKFEIPRE, translated from the exons ATGTTCGTGCGATCTCTTCTCCGAACCACTACCACCACAATGCCTTCCGCGAGGAGCATGGTCACTCGCAATGCTTCCACCTATGTCCCGCGCCCCGAGCCTATGGGTCCT TTCCGACAGTTCTTCCATGACAAGCCTGTCCCCGTTGATGCCTACCCCCTTATTGCGATCGTTGTCGTCATGTGTTCCGGTGCCACTTATA TGCTCACCAAGCACATCAAAGAAGACCGAGATCACCTTCGGTGGCTTCCCAAGCACGGCGGTGTCAAGTTTGAGATTCCCCGAGAGTAA
- a CDS encoding hypothetical protein (Similar to gi|28564467|emb|CAD20981.3| putative heat shock protein [Malassezia sympodialis], FASTA scores: opt: 3077, E(): 1.3e-179, (60.719% identity (82.670% similar) in 779 aa overlap (1-773:1-773)); HMMPfam hit to HSP70, Hsp70 protein, score: 611.6, E(): 5.5e-181) — translation MASVVGIDLGNLSSKVGVARHRGIDIIVNEVSNRATPSLVSFTPRQRFIGEPAKTAETSNFKNTVGSLKRLIGRSFNDPEVEEYEKKFINAQLIDVNGEIGVKVNYLGEPTDFSFTQLVAAYLGKIRDTTAAELKQSVSDVVIAVPGWFTDVQRRALLDAANIAGLNALRLINDTTAVALGYGITKADLPESTEAPRHVVFVDVGHSDYSVAVVAFSKGQLTIKSTAYDRHFGGRDFDYALVQHFAEEFKTKYKVDVLSSPKAVFRLTTGCERLKKVLSANAEAPINVESLMNDIDATSTLTRESFEKLTDHLLSRVSDPLAEALEKAGLTIDQVDAVELVGGSTRIPAIKERIQQFFGGKILNFTLNQDEAIARGATFACASLSPVFRVREFAVHDIAAYPIKISWEKEAGNPDEDTELVVFGTANPIPSTKVLTFYRQGPFELEAAYADPASLPKGINPWIGKYTVKSVEKPASGDLSIVKVKARLNLHGIMNFEGAYCVEEVEKEEEVTVGEGEDAKTEKKLVKKIQRKGDCPVVGQYTGLVQDKVNDLVEKEGKMHAEDKLVMETEDRKNALEEYVYDTRGKLDDRYANYVQASEKEALLQGLQEAEDWLYSEDGEDATKSAYVQKLDALKAMGDPIVLRWKESEDRPRAAAALREALNTYLTAAQGEDEKYSHIEESEKAKVIEKCATTQQWLEDQLFRQSEKPKNVNPVITSAEINRRREDVVYSSNAILNKPKPKPKVTTEAPQQPPAQEKTENEPEAKVEEMDID, via the exons ATGGCCAGTGTCGTCGGTATTGATCTCGGTaacctttcctccaagGTTGGTGTTGCCCGACACCGAGGAATCGACATCATTGTCAACGAAGTTTCCAACCGTGCCACCCC CTCTCTCGTCTCTTTTACCCCTCGTCAAAGATTTATCGGTGAACCCGCCAAGACCGCCGAGACTTCAAACTTCAAAAACACCGTTGGCTctttgaagaggttgaTCGGCAGGTCTTTCAACGACCCCGAGGTTGAGGAGTACGAGAAGAAGTTCATCAACGCGCAGCTCATTGACGTTAACGGTGAGATTGGTGTGAAG GTCAACTATCTTGGCGAGCCCACCGACTTCTCTTTCACTCAGCTCGTTGCCGCCTACCTTGGCAAGATCCGAGACACCACTGCCGCTGAGTTGAAGCAGTCCGTTTCCGACGTTGTTATCGCCGTTCCCGGATGGTTCACCGACGTCCAGCGACGTGCTTTGCTCGACGCTGCCAACATCGCCGGTCTCAATGCTCTTCGGCTCATCAACGACACCACCGCTGTTGCTCTTGGTTACGGTATCACCAAGGCTGACTTGCCCGAGAGCACCGAGGCTCCTCGACACGTCGTTTTCGTTGACGTCGGCCACTCCGACTACTCCGTCGCAGTTGTTGCCTTCTCCAAGGGTCAATTGACCATCAAGTCCACTGCCTATGACAGGCATTTCGGTGGCCGGGACTTCGATTATGCTTTGGTCCAGCATTTCGCTGAGGAATTCAAGACCAAGTACAAGGTTGACGTCCTCTCGTCCCCCAAGGCTGTCTTCCGACTCACCACTGGCTGTGAGCGTCTCAAGAAGGTCCTCTCCGCCAACGCTGAAGCCCCAATCAACGTTGAATCGCTCATGAACGACATTGACGCCACTTCTACCTTGACCCGAGAGTCCTTCGAGAAGCTCACTgaccatctcctctcccgAGTCTCTGACCCTCTTGCCGAGGCCCTTGAAAAGGCCGGTCTTACTATTGACCAAGTTGATGCCGTCGAGCTTGTCGGTGGCTCTACCCGTATCCCTGCCATCAAGGAGCGAATCCAGCAGTTTTTCGGTGGTAAGATCCTTAACTTTACCCTTAACCAGGATGAAGCTATTGCCCGAGGTGCCACCTTCGCTTGtgcttccctttcccccgTCTTCCGAGTCAGGGAGTTTGCCGTCCACGACATTGCCGCTTACCCCATCAAAATCTcatgggagaaggaggctggCAACCCCGATGAGGACACCGAACTCGTTGTCTTCGGTACCGCTAACCCCATCCCTTCAACTAAGGTCCTTACTTTCTACCGACAGGGCCCCTTCGAGCTCGAGGCTGCTTATGCCGACCCCgcctctcttccaaagGGTATCAACCCCTGGATCGGCAAGTACACTGTCAAGAGCGTCGAGAAACCCGCTTCTGGCGACCTTTCTATCGTCAAGGTTAAGGCTCGACTTAATTTGCACGGTATCATGAACTTTGAGGGTGCCTACTGCgttgaggaggttgaaaaggaggaggaggttaCAGTtggtgagggtgaggatGCCAAGAccgagaagaagttggtTAAGAAGATCCAGAGGAAGGGTGATTGCCCCGTTGTTGGCCAGTACACTGGTTTGGTCCAGGACAAGGTCAACGACCTcgtcgagaaggagggtaaGATGCACGCTGAGGACAAGTTGGTCATGGAGACCGAG GACCGCAAGAATGCTCTCGAAGAATATGTCTACGACACCCGAGGCAAGCTTGACGACCGATACGCCAACTACGTCCAGGCTtcggagaaggaagctcTCCTTCAGGGTCTTCAGGAGGCTGAGGACTGGCTCTACTCTGAGGACGGTGAGGATGCCACCAAATCTGCCTACGTCCAGAAGCTCGATGCTCTTAAGGCCATGGGTGACCCTATCGTGTTgaggtggaaggagagcgaGGATAGGCCTAGGGCTGCCGCTGCTCTTAGGGAGGCTTTGAACACCTACTTGACCGCTGCCCaaggtgaggatgagaagtACAGCCACATCGAGGAGTCtgagaaggccaaggtc ATTGAGAAGTGTGCCACCACCCAACAATGGCTTGAGGACCAACTTTTCCGTCAATCAGAAAAACCCAAGAACGTTAACCCCGTCATCACTTCTGCCGAGATCAACAGGCGACGAGAGGACGTTGTCTACAGCAGCAATGCTATCCTCAACAAGCCCAAACCTAAGCCCAAGGTCACCACTGAGGCTCCTCAGCAGCCTCCTGCGCAGGAGAAGACTGAGAATGAGCCCGAGgccaaggttgaggagatggacaTCGACTAG
- a CDS encoding hypothetical protein (Similar to gi|46098899|gb|EAK84132.1| hypothetical protein UM02960.1 [Ustilago maydis 521], FASTA scores: opt: 2650, E(): 4.4e-170, (68.591% identity (90.153% similar) in 589 aa overlap (3-590:2-583)); HMMPfam hit to HEAT, HEAT repeat, score: 359.1, E(): 5.6e-105): MSDPNSDLYPIHLLMDELKSEDVVLRLSSIRRLSTIALALGPSRTREELIPFIQYQLDDEDEVLLVLAEELGNFVEYVGGKEYAHVILGPLENLTAVEETLVREKAAESISKISVLLSAQDLEQYFLPIVKRLSTGEWFTSRTSACALFAAPYPNASSSSQEEMRKLFGALCHDDTPMVRRAAAKALGPLAKVVSETSGQHDTIVSELIPMYRKLAGDDQDSVRLLTIPDLIALAAALSDEETKTNLLEPMRASITDKSWRVRYMVANEFVGLAESAGESIIREELVGAFVGLLKDNEAEVRTAASGQVPGFAKLVDKEVILARLLPCVRDLSTDSSQHVRAALAMEISGLAPLLGKDATIEHLLPLFLQLLKDEFSDVRLNLIGKLDMVNEVIGIDRLSQALLPAIMTLAEDKQWRVRQAIIEYIPLLAQQLGVEFFDDKLGSLCMSWLGDTVFSIREAATINLKKLTDVFGVEWAKTTIIPKVLEMGNHQNYLYRMTTIFAITKQTMAPSLNTAIIRDTVLDAALNLANDAIPNIRFNVAKCLETLASVLAQTPEGQELVHRRVVTALRKLQEDQDADVRFFATKAYERTTGDDVRGAEPMILS; this comes from the exons ATGTCAGACCCGAACTCGGACCTTTACCCTATCCACCTCCTTATGGATGAGCTCAAGTCTGAGGATGTCGTCCTTCGTCTTTCATCTATCAGACGCCTCTCTACAATCGCCCTCGCTCTTGGCCCTTCCCGTACGCGAGAAGAACTCATCCCTTTTATCCAGTACCAGCtcgatgacgaggacgaagTGTTGTTAGTGCTTGCGGAGGAACTAGGCAACTTTGTAGAGTATGTCGGCGGGAAGGAATATGCCCATGTCATATTGGGACCTTTGGAAAACTTGACTGCTGTGGAGGAGACTTTGGTTAGGGAGAAG GCCGCGGAGAGCATTTCCAAGATTTCAGTGTTGCTTTCTGCTCAAGATCTCGAACAATATTTCCTTCCTATCGTCAAGCGACTTTCTACAGGAGAGTGGTTTACCAGTCGAACCTCTGCTTGCGCTCTGTTCGCCGCACCTTATCCCAATGCCAGCTCGTCTTCTCaagaggaaatgaggaagcTCTTTGGCGCGCTTTGCCACGACGACACTCCTATGGTTCGGAGAGCTGCTGCGAAAGCTCTTGGC CCCCTAGCCAAGGTTGTCTCTGAGACTTCTGGCCAACACGATACCATCGTATCCGAACTCATCCCGATGTACCGTAAACTCGCCGGCGACGACCAAGATTCCGTTCGTCTCCTCACCATTCCCGACCTCATTgcccttgctgctgctctttCCGACGAAGAGACCAAGACCAACTTGCTCGAACCGATGCGTGCCAGCATCACTGACAAGTCATGGAGGGTGAGATACATGGTTGCCAACGAGTTCGTTGGGCTTGCGGAGAGCGCGGGGGAAAGTATCATCAGGGAGGAGCTTGTTGGTGCGTTTGTTGGTCTGCTGAAGGATAACGAGGCAGAAGTCAGGACCGCGGCGTCAGGTCAGGTGCCTG GCTTTGCCAAGCTCGTTGACAAGGAAGTCATCCTCGCCCGACTCTTGCCTTGCGTCCGAGACCTATCCACTGACTCATCTCAACACGTTCGTGCTGCCCTCGCCATGGAGATTTCTGGCCTTGCTCCTTTGCTCGGCAAGGACGCTACCATCGAGCATTTACTCCCATTGTTCTTGCAACTCCTCAAGGATGAATTCAGCGATGTCCGATTGAATTTGATCGGCAAGCTTGACATGGTTAATGAAGTTATTGGTATCGATCGTCTCTCTCAAGCGCTCCTCCCCGCCATCATGACTCTTGCCGAGGACAAGCAATGGCGGGTCCGTCAAGCTATCATCGAGTAcatccctcttctcgctcaACAGCTCGGTGTCGAATTCTTTGACGACAAGCTCGGGTCTCTCTGCATGTCTTGGTTGGGCGATACCGTGTTTTCTATCCGAGAAGCGGCTACGATTAATCTGAAAAAGTTGACGGATGTCTTCGGCGTCGAGTGGGCAAAGACTACCATTATACCAAAggttttggagatgggCAACCATCAAAACTACTTGTACAGGATGACCACTATCTTTGCCATCACC AAACAGACGATGGCACCCTCGCTCAACACCGCCATCATTCGAGACACCGTTCTCGACGCTGCGCTCAACCTCGCCAACGATGCCATTCCCAACATCCGTTTTAACGTCGCAAAGTGCCTCGAGACCCTCGCCTCTGTACTCGCTCAGACACCGGAAGGACAGGAGTTGGTCCACAGGCGGGTTGTAACTGCATTGAGAAAATTGCAAGAGGATCAAGATGCGGATGTACGGTTTTTCGCTACAAAAGCGTATGAAAGGACGACTGGGGATGATGTCAGAGGGGCTGAGCCTATGA TCCTGTCATAA